One window of Elaeis guineensis isolate ETL-2024a chromosome 11, EG11, whole genome shotgun sequence genomic DNA carries:
- the LOC105034047 gene encoding uncharacterized protein isoform X2 — MAAARPSNLDIFDAYFRRADLDRDGRISGAEAVAFFQGSNLPKNILAQIWMHADQNRTGFLGRQEFYNALKLVTVAQSGRELTPDIIKSALYGPAAAKIPAPQINPVSTPAAQMNSIPTPMPQVNSMLPSSTQMGVVAPIGSQNLGFRAPQSTPNVGMNQQFSSNANFMRPPQATPAAPSLQMQGVNQGLSAGSSVTGPRMPSSNTPNLSSDWLGGRTGGTVVGGASQASVRAIGTSQNPDGFGLALSGMTPGMPPKPQTQSAPASSVQPKPLDPVIPSHRPAANNDSNVSVLSGNGFTSDSAFGGHAFSATSQARPDASTPTFSTSSSANSSSIMSSAVGSQNIIRPGQPGPLQHTMALSSSGSQLQQTQSIVRHDQLDKMQRSAALATVNVSAGSLSSDSNQSQLQWPRITQSDIQKYTAVFVEVDKDRDGKITGEQARNLFLSWRLPREVLKQVWDLSDQDNDSMLSLKEFCVALYLMERHREGCPLPAVLPNILRYDETLLHATSQPSSSYGGPAWQPNPGLPQQGFLGSRSVMPATGMRPPMQTSVPLQPDGAAQSVQQKSRVPGLDNHLVNQRSKYEQRKGNLNYQEAQQLDKQILDSKEKIEFYRTKMQELVLYKSRCDNRLNEITERASADRHEEAKLYYKNSVGCQVESLAKKYEEKYKQVGDLASKLAVEDATFRDIQERKLELYNALVKMERGGSADGLLQVRADRIQSDLEKLEQALNERCKQHGLHVKPATSIELPFGWQPGTQEGAADWDEDWDKFEDEGFMVVKDLGVEVENLVSATNPKSPTVWSDKASTDEFSPVGSSSNPNSKNEKLFSTSEQITESGSAYEHSEEGSARSPGSPGRSTVESPFRSAQFDVHDISPRTKESYSDHGGAESSIFGGKFADESSWNFDDADSVWGSNAIHMKETDHERTTANSFFGSDDFGLNPIKVDSPSAGSVFGTEKKSLFFEDSVPNSPFFNSGSSSRFNEGRDDYSFNSFSKFDSFKTHDSEFYPPSGSITKFDSISSSRDFGHSRKFESFDDADPFGSTGPFKSS; from the exons ATGGCGGCGGCGCGGCCTTCCAACTTGGACATCTTCGATGCTTACTTCAGGAGAGCGGATTTGGATCGCGATGGGAGGATTAGCGGGGCCGAGGCGGTTGCTTTCTTCCAGGGATCCAATTTGCCCAAAAATATCCTAGCTCAG ATATGGATGCATGCTGATCAGAACCGAACTGGCTTCCTTGGGCGCCAAGAATTCTATAATGCATTAAAACTGGTAACTGTGGCACAAAGTGGGCGTGAACTAACACCTGATATCATAAAATCTGCATTATATGGTCCAGCTGCAGCTAAAATTCCAGCACCACAGATAAATCCTGTTTCAACTCCTGCAGCTCAGATGAATTCGATCCCTACCCCTATGCCCCAAGTAAATTCTATGCTGCCATCATCTACTCAAATGGGTGTTGTGGCACCAATTGGATCTCAAAATCTAGGCTTTAGGGCACCACAGTCAACTCCAAATGTGGGCATGAATCAACAGTTCTCTTCAAATGCTAATTTCATGAGGCCACCTCAAGCAACACCTGCTGCACCTTCGCTTCAGATGCAAGGAGTCAATCAAGGACTTTCTGCAGGCAGCAGTGTTACAGGTCCACGTATGCCGAGCTCAAATACACCAAACCTATCAAGTGATTGGCTTGGTGGTAGGACTGGTGGAACTGTAGTTGGgggagcttctcaagcttctgtTAGGGCCATTGGCACCTCGCAGAACCCAGATGGATTTGGCTTGGCACTATCTGGCATGACTCCTGGAATGCCTCCTAAACCACAAACACAGTCTGCACCAGCATCCTCAGTTCAGCCAAAACCTCTGGATCCAGTCATACCATCACACCGACCTGCTGCTAATAATGATTCCAATGTTTCGGTCTTATCTGGAAATGGCTTTACATCTGACTCAGCTTTTGGAGGGCATGCATTTTCTGCTACTTCTCAAGCAAGGCCAGATGCTTCTACACCAACTTTTTCAACAAGCAGTTCAGCCAACTCATCCAGTATCATGTCATCGGCTGTCGGGTCTCAAAATATAATTAGGCCAGGTCAACCTGGTCCtttgcagcatactatggcacTTTCTTCTAGTGGTAGTCAGCTTCAACAGACTCAGTCAATAGTTAGGCACGATCAACTAGATAAAATGCAGCGGTCTGCAGCATTGGCTACAGTTAATGTTTCGGCTGGATCTCTAAGTTCAGATTCCAACCAATCGCAGCTTCAATGGCCAAGAATTACTCAATCTGATATTCAGAAGTATACTGCTGTGTTTGTAGAGGTAGACAAGGacagagatggaaagatcacaggAGAACAAGCACGTAACCTGTTCCTAAGTTGGAGACTTCCTAGAG AGGTCCTAAAACAGGTGTGGGACTTATCCGACCAAGATAATGATAGCATGCTTTCTCTGAAAGAGTTCTGTGTTGCTCTTTATCTGATGGAGCGGCACCGAGAAGGGTGTCCTCTCCCAGCTGTGCTTCCAAATATCCTTAGGTATGATGAGACATTGTTACATGCCACAAGTCAGCCTTCATCTTCATATGGTGGTCCGGCTTGGCAACCAAATCCTG GATTACCTCAGCAAGGGTTCCTTGGATCTCGTTCAGTGATGCCTGCCACTGGAATGAGGCCACCAATGCAAACATCTGTCCCTCTGCAACCTGATGGTGCAGCACAGTCAGTGCAACAAAAGTCAAGAGTAcctggattggataatcacctgGTAAACCAACGCAGCAAGTATGAGCAGAGAAAAGGGAACTTAAATTACCAGGAG GCTCAACAACTGGACAAGCAGATCCTAGATTCTAAAGAGAAGATTGAATTTTACCGCACCAAGATGCAAGAACTC GTTCTCTACAAAAGCAGGTGTGACAACAGACTTAATGAGATCACAGAAAGGGCATCTGCTGATAGGCATGAG GAGGCAAAACTGTATTACAAGAATAGTGTTGGGTGTCAGGTTGAATCACTGGCAAAAAAATATGAAGAGAAGTACAAGCAAGTTGGAGACTTAGCTTCAAAACTGGCAGTGGAGGATGCTACATTTCGTGATATTCAG GAGAGAAAACTTGAACTGTATAATGCATTGGTCAAAATGGAACGAGGTGGTAGTGCTGATGGTCTTCTTCAG GTTCGTGCTGATCGAATACAATCTGATCTTGAGAAGCTAGAGCAAGCTTTGAATGAACGTTGCAAGCAACATGGATTGCATGTTAAACCAGCGACATCAATTGAGCTTCCCTTTG GTTGGCAACCTGGCACACAAGAGGGGGCAGCTGATTGGGATGAAGACTGGGACAAATTTGAAGATGAAG GATTCATGGTTGTAAAGGATCTTGGTGTAGAAGTGGAAAATTTGGTTTCTGCTACAAATCCCAAGTCTCCCACAGTCTGGAGTGATAAAGCTTCTACAGATGAGTTTTCCCCTGTTGGATCTTCTTCTAATCCTAATAGCAAGAATGAGAAGCTTTTTAGTACTAGCGAACAGATTACCGAGAGTGGATCTGCCTATGAACATAGTGAAGAAGGATCAGCAAGAAGTCCCGGCAGTCCTGGTAGAAGTACTGTAGAAAGTCCGTTTCGCTCCGCACAGTTTGATGTGCATGATATTTCTCCACGCACTAAAGAAAGTTACAG TGATCATGGTGGTGCTGAATCCTCTATATTTGGTGGTAAGTTTGCTGATGAATCCTCCTGGAATTTTGATGATGCTGATTCAGTGTGGGGTTCTAATGCAATACATATGAAG GAGACTGATCATGAGAGGACCACAGCGAACTCTTTCTTTGGCTCTGACGATTTTGGTCTAAATCCTATTAAAGTAGACTCCCCAAGCGCTGGGAGTGTATTTGGAACAGAGA